The nucleotide window ACGCGGCCGGCAACCGGCTCCGCCGCGCCCCGGACGGGGACGACTTCGCCGGCGCTGCGGCGACCGACCACCCGGACGGGGCCTCGGTCGCCGTGGACTTCGAGTTCGAGCGGGCGACCGCCGAAATCCTCTCCGACCCGTCCTCGTCGGTCTCTCCGGACGGCTGGCAGACGATCGCCGTCGTGCTGCCGGCGGGCACCTGCCTGGACGACACCCTCACAATCGGCGTGCGGGACCGCGACAACCCCAACGCGGTGGTCCGGGTGAACATCCGCGGGCTGAACGCCACCGCACGCATCGTGACCGCCGCCCCGGAGAACCGGAAATGATTCGCCGCCCCGCCCCGCGCCCCGGGCTGTCGCTGATCGAGGTGCTGCTGGCGCTGGCGATTCTGATGTTCGCGCTGGCCGCGGTCAACCGGCTCGTGGAGGTGGGGTCGCAGCACGGGGACTACGCCCGCGCGTCCACCCGCGGCGCCAGGCTGGCGCAGAGCAAAATGGCCGAAGTCGAGGCCGGAACGGTTCCGCTCGACAGCCCCGCGACGGGGCAGTTCGAGAACGACGACGCCGGCTGGGCCTACGCGGTGACGCCGGAAGCGGCCGGCCCGCCCAACCTGTACAAGGTCACCGTCAAGGTGTCCCGCACCATAAGCGGACAATCGTTCGATGTCGTGCTCACGCAGATGATTTTCGACCCGGCCATGACCGGCTCCTCGGCCCAGGCCGAGCGCCCGCCGGCCGAAGAGCCCGCCGACACCAGTTCGACCACGACCGGAGGAACCCCGTGATGCTGCTGACCGTGCCGGCGGGTGTGAAATGCCGGGCCGCGCGCCGCTCCGGGTTCACGCTGCTCGAACTGCTGCTGGCCGCCGTTCTCGCGGCGGCGCTGCTCACCGCCTTGTACATGGCCATGTCGGTGACCGTCCGCCAGACCCAGGTGAGCCGCGACGCGAGCGACGTGGAGCACCTGTACCGGGGCGTGTTCAACAAGTTCTCGACGGACCTGAGCGGCACGCTGGCCCCCCTCCCGCCCAAGTCCGGCGGGAACGCCGCGCCGGGCGGCGGAACGGTCCTGACCGCAACAGACACCGGCTCGACGGCGTCGGCAACCGGTGCTACCGGAACCGGCGGCACCGGTTCTACCGGTTCGGCAACCGGTGCCGCCGGGGCGACAACTACAACTGGCTCCACGGGCACTGGGACCGACACCTCAACGCCCAGTACGACCGATACTGCAACGGCGGTCGAAGCTAGCCCCTCGTTCCAGGGCGGCGTGGTCGGGACCGACAAACAGTTGACGGTTTATGCCGGTCGGACCCCGGAGTCGTACACGCGGTTCGGAGATTCGGGCGATCAGGCCCGGAGCGACCAGCGGCAGATCGTTTACTGGATCGGGGAGGGCGGCGGGCTGTACCGGCGCGAGCGCCCGTGGATCACCGGCGACACGCTCAACGACGACCCCGACCCGTCGGCCCCGGACGCGGTTCTGCTGGCCGAAGAGGTTGTGGACCTGACGTTCGAGTACACCGACGGCTCGGGCACCTGGGAAACCGAGTGGGACGGCGCGACCCCCGGCCCGGACGGGGTAACGCCCCTGGGGCCGCCCCGCGCGATCAAAGTGACGCTCACGATGCGCATCCCGCTGAGCAAGAACGAGGTCGTGGAGAAGACCGTGACGCACGTGATCGCGGTCCGCGCGGCGCCCGGCACCTACACGGTCCCACTCGTCGAGGCGCCAGTTGATGGTGCCACCGGCGTTACCGACAGCGGCACGACCGGCAGCACGACCGACGGTAGTGGCGCGACGGCTGGCGGTGCGACCGGGGGCACTGGCGGCGGTATGGGTGGTGCAGGCGGCGGCCGTGGCGGTGCGGCCGGTGGTGGGGGTGGTGCGGGTGGTGGCGGGATGGGTGGAGGTGCCGGGCGTGGCGGGGCCGGTGGTGAAATGGGCGGCGGAGGTGGAGGCGGTGGCGGCCGTGGTGGCGCGGCAGGCGGTGCGGGTGGAGGTGGCGGTGGAATGGGTGGAGGCGGTGGCCGTGGTGGTGCGACCGGCGGTGGAGGCGGCGCGGGTGGAGGAGGACGTGGTGGCGCGGCCGGTGGTGGAGGCGGTGCGGGCGGCGGTGGAAT belongs to Gemmata obscuriglobus and includes:
- a CDS encoding pilus assembly FimT family protein, whose protein sequence is MTTRTARRRGFTLLEVLLVMAVLILLAAVILPGMNTVRGDSRQYAAVDAIRTELGAARSRAALENRPYRLAIDAAGNRLRRAPDGDDFAGAAATDHPDGASVAVDFEFERATAEILSDPSSSVSPDGWQTIAVVLPAGTCLDDTLTIGVRDRDNPNAVVRVNIRGLNATARIVTAAPENRK
- a CDS encoding type IV pilus modification PilV family protein; protein product: MIRRPAPRPGLSLIEVLLALAILMFALAAVNRLVEVGSQHGDYARASTRGARLAQSKMAEVEAGTVPLDSPATGQFENDDAGWAYAVTPEAAGPPNLYKVTVKVSRTISGQSFDVVLTQMIFDPAMTGSSAQAERPPAEEPADTSSTTTGGTP
- a CDS encoding prepilin-type N-terminal cleavage/methylation domain-containing protein, with translation MLLTVPAGVKCRAARRSGFTLLELLLAAVLAAALLTALYMAMSVTVRQTQVSRDASDVEHLYRGVFNKFSTDLSGTLAPLPPKSGGNAAPGGGTVLTATDTGSTASATGATGTGGTGSTGSATGAAGATTTTGSTGTGTDTSTPSTTDTATAVEASPSFQGGVVGTDKQLTVYAGRTPESYTRFGDSGDQARSDQRQIVYWIGEGGGLYRRERPWITGDTLNDDPDPSAPDAVLLAEEVVDLTFEYTDGSGTWETEWDGATPGPDGVTPLGPPRAIKVTLTMRIPLSKNEVVEKTVTHVIAVRAAPGTYTVPLVEAPVDGATGVTDSGTTGSTTDGSGATAGGATGGTGGGMGGAGGGRGGAAGGGGGAGGGGMGGGAGRGGAGGEMGGGGGGGGGRGGAAGGAGGGGGGMGGGGGRGGATGGGGGAGGGGRGGAAGGGGGAGGGGMGAGGGGGGRGGATGGGGAGGGGGGRGGAATGGGGGGGGRGGAGGGR